In Chroicocephalus ridibundus chromosome 2, bChrRid1.1, whole genome shotgun sequence, the DNA window ACTTGGGCTCATCAGAGGCATGAATGTAGTGCCAACTGTCTGTTACCATTTAGAGAAGTTAATGTTAGAACCCAATGTGATCATTggcccaggggcagggagggtcacactttttttttttttgggcaagAATATGcttcagttacaaaaaaaatctcttaagaCCTATTGTCTAaagttaattttcagattttattttcttttaaactgagcTAGCATTCAGAGTTAGACGGTGAGGAACTTCTTAATGACCACAAAGTTGCTTTGAAGGATGACAGCCAAGATCTAGTGACGTCAGAGCAAACAAGTTTATCCAAAGGCGATGCTCTTAAACCTGTTTTTCaggctgctgtatttttttttttaaactgttcttcAGTTAGTATTCTGTAATACAATTGTTTGTACTTTGAACAAGATTGAGGTCGGTTGCAACAGACTTTCTTTAAACAGGTGTAGTCAAAATAGTTTTATGTGTTCAGCTCTTTTAAAATGATTGGGTGTTTTTGGATGCACTTCAACAGGAGGTATTTTACACCATCTATTGGAAGGAAGCAAGGAGGAAAGGGGAGTAAATAGGTGATATGAAGGACTAAAGGTACAAATGTGGAGGTATTTATATGCTATTGTTAAATGATAGCTACTGGCATGTCTTTTGTATGTGTTCTAAGCTAATAAAGGTAGATGTTTGATTCTCAGTTATAAACAGAAAATCCTGCCACTCCTTTTAGCCTACGTGTCTCTTCAAGTTCACCttcggggagaaaaaaaacaaccataaatGATCCTGGGTATCGTACATGTTATGGAATGCATTATTGCTACTCACGATCTAAAATAATTACGCGATATGGTGTCATAGAGATTAGATTTAGGTGATTCTGAAAGtctcctcctttgttttttcAGCCCCAAAATATTCTTCTAACCAGTAAGTCTCCTCTGGGAGACATTAAGATAGTAGATTTTGGCCTTTCCAGAATAATGAAGAGCAGCGAGGAACTAAGAGAAATTATGGGAACTCCAGAATATGTAGGTAAGTTGTTACTATGTGAGTGATGTAGCCCCGAGGAGGGGGCTGTCCGGGCTTTGGGGGAGTGAAAAGAGGAACTGCCTCAACTTAGTGAATGCTGGGCTGGCTGTGTCGTTACAGTGTTGAAAGATCAGGTTAATGCTTGGATGTGGTACCGCTGTAAAAGCTAGAACTGGCAAGCCTTGTCAGTCTTAATGAGTGATAATTGTGTGCTTGTGTTGAAGATGAGAACACACTTTAGATGATTCTTACTAGCAGTGATAAGTATTACTTGgattaaaaattcagaattacATATTCAGTCTCTGAATGCAATAGTTTAGCTTGTAGAGGTTTAtagccatttcatttttttttaaagcaaatcatTCCAGGCCTTGAAAACGTACTTGAAAATATCATTAAATTGTATAGTATATATGGGTATGGGTTTCAGTGAGGGAATATGGAATGTTGGCTATTTCTCGTTTTTCCGTAAGAAATTTGTATACAGCTTCCTTAATTGCTAAGGAGACTGACCTGGCTTCTGAAGAGggcaatgaaaggaaaataattggtTTTACTTAAAACCAATGAATGATAGCAATCACTTTAACTTGAATAGAAATATCTCTTATTTCGAAAGATGGTCATGGTTGAAATGGCTTATACTAGATCTTACCACATGACTGTTATTGCAGTATATAACTATGATATTATGTCTACATATGACAAAAAtggaacttgtttttttttccctgaatagcTCCTGAAATTCTGAGTTATGACCCAATCAGTACAGCAACTGACATGTGGTAAGTTGAACAAATGAATTGTCATTGTAACTAACTTTACTGAAAAGGtggggattttaaaaaaaaaataaaaaaaaaattaaaaaattaaaaatgcttttctgtttcacttttaaTTTAGGAGCATTGGAGTACTGGCATACGTTATGCTAACAGGGATATCACCTTTCTTAGGGGATGATAAACAAGAAACATTCTTAAATATATCTCAAATGAATGTAAGTTACTCTGGAGAAGACTTTGACCTCATATCAGAGTCTGCCGTGGATTTCATCAAAACTCTGCTGGTTAAGAAACCCGAGTAAGTAAAATACACAATTCTATATGCTAATATGTCTGACTGGATTCGTTTTAAATGTAGCAAGTGTTGGCATTCTCATTTTTAAAGTATAAGGGAACTTTGGTTATTCGTATTTCATTGTGCTATTACTTTTTATGTATACGAAAAGAGAAGTTCTCCATTTCCCTCCAAACTTGCATGTTCTGAATGACTCTTAAGTGTTAGTAATTAAAACTCAAATTCATTTCATAAAACTGTATATGAATTGTAGCATGCGGTACAGTATACGGACTTTTAGAGGTACTTTGCTGATGTCTTTTAAATCAACTGTGCTTTGAGCCTTTTACTCTTGATGAGTTGGTAGAGTacctttctcttttctggttCATTAGCATGCTTTTCTTAATGGGCAGTGAATTGGAAATTCCAGGTCTCAAAATAGAGGAGGTGTTTTCTGTGGAACTTCATCAGTTCCTCATGGGGTGTGTCAGCTATTGAAATTGCCTATTGCTTGTCTATGGGAATTCTTTAAGAATGTAAGGATTGGATAATTTtcctatatgaaaaaaaaaatcatttgtataAGCTTTGAAAGTTAGTTGGAAACAGGGGAGCGTAAACTGTGATACTTAAGGATCTATGAactcctttattttaaatgttggcAGTTCATCTCcaacatttctctcttttttggtAGAAGGTAGCTATCAGCACATTTTTTAGAAGTTCTATCAGTCTGTCTTTAATACAGTCATATCCTTGGAATAATTTGCATGGATCTCTTTTGCAAGGTACTGGATTTCAAATTCATTTGGACATTTATTTTAAcactttccttcctctgcagggACCGGGCAACTGCTGAAGAATGTCTTCAACATCCATGGTTAGAACAAAGCGATAATCCTGCTTGCAGGGTCTGGAATAAGAGTacaggaggggagagcagtgatGTCACCCAGAAAGATGCAGattctgcctttgaaaaatcAGTAGATGCtgagaaaaatgaagaggaagaatcGATAGTGACAGAAGAACTAATTGTAGTGGCTTCATACACACTGGGACAATGTAggcagtcagaaaaagaaaaagtaactgaGCAGAAAGCTATTTCCAAACGATTTAAATTTGAGGAACCGTTGCTGCAAGAAATACCAGGAGAATTCATTTACTGAACTGTGTGGAGCTTCATAGCTATAACTGGAGGGCAGTGTTTTCTACTAAACAAAAATATCCTAGCCAAGTGAATTTCTGATATGCAATAAATGTTctagataaaagaaaatgttgataaATGGCATCCAAGGAAAATGTGCCAAGTTTTTAATTTCATGGAACAAATAAACAAGATTTCAAGTGGCTGATGGGAATTTAACAgataaaagcttatttttgtttgtatcttttatttctgtttttttgttgttgttgcttcaTAGCAGAGTTTTTGTTAATTGTTCCAGTGTTATGGAGAAGTTGACATTGGAAGTGTTTCAGTGACAGATGTCAAGAGGAGTATTTTAGGATATATTTTGGCATTTAATGCAAATATAATGCTGGGTTTTCCTCAAACATCTTTTAGCActcctgacttcagtggaactaCCTGCTGATCTAAAAATTGTGAGAGGAGAATTTGATCAACTGGTTTGACATACAGATTTCAAAGCTGTACTATGTATACATTTCTTTAAGTTTACATCATGACAAAGACCCAGACTCGCCTGGTGTATAGCCCAGGTAAGCTGCGCTTCTCTAGCAAGAGATGCGTGTGTCCCACGGGTGAAGAAATCTGTCTCGGTGAACAATTCCAGATTGCAGTGGTGATACCTCTTTATTTGGGAGCACAGTTAAGCCCCGCTCCAGAGGGTGATGAATTTGCTGAAGTCAGTGACTCGTGAGGGCCGGCAGAGAtcactcccttcccctcctgtgtTGGGTGACATGTGCTAAGAGAATCCAGCTCAGTGTGACTGCGCAGTGTTGATGAGTGgaacaaagaaaatgacagaggGCCTGATGTAGCTCTGTTCAAGTTCTCGCCACTGACTTCACCGCGTTAGATCAGACAGTTTGTCCAACTCATGATAAATCAGCCCTCgattccaccccacccccccccagaacGCAGCTGGGGTTTTACTGGGAGCATGAGGTCATTGCTGCCTTCTTTCTGTTCCTCTAACTGCTGCtttaaggaagaaagaagcatCCTTAGGCTAAATTGCATAACCTTGTTCGATACAGCTATCAGATGAGGAAGGAGCGGCTGCTTCCTCTGAAACAATGAAGCACAACTCATACCTCGTGCTGCCCGATCACTCTCCCTTAGGCGCTTGGAAAACCAGCATGTGTATGATGGGGCAGAGTGGGATTAGGGAGCCGTACGGGTGGGTCGTACCTCTCAAAGGACATGGTCCCTCAGAGGACAATGCTGGGACCAACTGGGTATCAAAATTGACTGGTTTTTGCAATGTACAGGTCTGAGGATCTTGGACCGAGTCCTAGTTTTCTAAGGAATCTTTCATATTGACGCTGTTCCAAAGTTTAATTTTTATGTCATTGAAGTTTAGTACTATTATATTGCATACTGTTAACTATTCAACTATTTATTTGGTTTCCTTATGCTGTTCCTTTATAATAAACCCTGACAAAAGTTTTCTTGCTATAAAACAATGACTAGAAACTGTTAAgctagtttttcctttttttccatgttgcTACAGATTTTTCCTAATTCCAAATGTACCAAGAACACTCTTAATCTTTTGAGTGAACAGGAGTTCAGTGCTCTGTTAATATAATGGTTCCTCTTTCACACAAAAGGTAAATGGCTTAAAACGCAAGCGGTGCTGGGGGTGATCTGACTGGCATTGCTGTAAGGGTGGGAGAAAAAGCGCTcgtaaagaaaactgaaaagcagcgGTGTGACActgggggggcaggcagggattgTTTTTCCATAAGGCTTTATTGCCAGCAGTCTGGTTGCCTTCGCTTGAAGCCACATCAGAAAAATTGCACCTGAATTAAACCGTTCTATCaggcttcttcccccccccgccatggaaTTACATATTGAATATTGATGCAGGTAGGGAAACTTCTCACTCCTTGAAGACCTTCATATAAGCAAAACCATCCAATAGTATGTAAATGAATAACAGAGTTTGGATGTGGTTTATATTGTAATGCAGAGATGCCTTTCATACTCTGGAGAAAGGAGtcatttgctggttttttttttccccccctcctgtAGACAGTGACCTACAGACTGCTGCTGGGAGGCTACTGTGCACGGCTTTCTTGCGTAGTGCTGGCCGTCAGTAGAAGTTAACACCGCTTCTCTGTTGGCTCAAAGATTCTGGAGGTGGACAGTAGCTGCATTACTGCGTGTTTGACCCTACCTACAACGCTGATCTGTTTCAGAGTTTTTAAGCATGACGGTACTCTTCACGGGCATCATTCTTTTACTGTTCAGTCATTTGCCCAAGATGATTTGCTTGGGGGGGATATTAACTTATCAAACTCATTTCTGCAAGATAAAAATTTCTCCCGGTTTCCCTCACTGCcattttggcttttatttttctcccacatCCATACTCCCTTGCTTTTACAAAGTTGAGCAAAACACTGAGGCTGAAGCGTGTTCACATCCCACCCTTACGAAACAAATTTATAGTGCCGTATCTGCATACCGAAATGTGTAATAGCTCATGGTTGCTCAAAGCAAATCATCCGAGGAACCTATAAGCTGTTTCAGTTCTTATTTGTAACGACAGATCACGTCTCAGATGGGGCTTGGTACTAAAGAAAAAGGGTAGATGCTGAGCAGCATGCATTTTGTCCCATGTTTACTGCATGACAAGCTGAACATGTATAAATGAACTATGTACTTATTACAAGGCCAGTTTCTCCTGAATTGGCTGCTTTGACTCTTCAAGTGGGCTGCATTTCTGTTTAACTTTTTGTGCCTTAAGGTGGTTTTGTACAGTGTTTTTTAACATCATTAAGAATTTGTATAAAGTTGTGGAAGTTTAATGGTGTAAGTTATAAACGAGGCATCTTAGGTTGGCCCTGTAATAGGAAAAGTTTTCTCTGAGGTTTAACTGGAGGACTCTCAGCCAGTCCCACACACTTGGAGCTGTTTCTGTTCCACTGTAAGCGCGGGTAAAGCTGTAAATGAGGAATTCTTACCCTACGCGGCAGAAAGGGGGTTAAGGTTTTTTGAGAGGCTTAGTTACTGGTGAAGTAACGCATTAAGACTGGGAACAAATCACTAGCTTGCGAGGAAGGGCTGGTTTTCCGCAGCTCCGTGAATACGGAGGACTGCAGGTACAGACACGGTTCATCGGAAATAAAGCTGCTTATGCCTTAAAGTgtttgtggggggaaaagggggtggtTGCGGAGAAGGAATCAACTCCTTGTCCTTTGTGGGGAATGCTCTCCCAGTTCCCGCTCTCCAGACTGGGCACCTGCTGGCTGCCTTCCTGACACTGGGAATGTGGCTTGAATTCTTGAATGCAGGAAGCTGAAGGGAATGGAAGTGCAGGTGGTGTTAGAAATTGCTGGAGAATTGTTGTTTCTATGGTTCTGAGGCAAGAGACATGAACTATATCTACAGGTGCGGGGGGGTCCAGGCCTGTGCTTCCGCTGCAGTTGTTGGAATAAACAGCAAACATCTAGTTGAGAGCAAAGCCTGGCCTCCTCTTGTCTTGTTGCTAGGTTCACCTCTTTAAGCAAAAGGCTATAGATTTTATAGTCATTAAACTAAAAGTTCTacgaaataattttttatttgtccAAAGCTGAATTTGCGTTGTGATTTGTCTCATTTCTTACATATTTCATTTGAGGGTCCCTAAATACGAAAGGTTGAATTCCAGCTTGTGATCTGCCAGGTGAACCTTGAGAGCTGTTAGGtaggaaatgcaaataaaaatcaactGTCTGTTCTCCACCGGtggtgctggcaggggacagggaggaaggTGGGCCTTGCGCCAAGTTATTCCGTGGCTTAAAATCTCTCTTGAATATTCCAGGTGCTGTTCCTGGAAGACAgttcaacattttaaagaaatagtgCCAGTTCATTGTACTTCTGATAAGGTGTTTACTGTTTCAGGAACTTTACAATaaatgaaatattgttttctgaaCAGCTGATGGGTCTTTTGTTCTTCACGCATTGGGAAACACtttaaaacataataattattttttttaaaaaaagaaacggTAATCTTTCTTCAAGACAGTATTACGGATTTGAAACAGAATTACAAAACGTAGGCTAGTTTGTCTGGTGCAGGATGACTGCACGATAACTGGGATCGACAGTGAAGCTGAAGTACAGCGTGGCATTGCAAACTACTGCGACTTAAACGCTCCTGTGGCTGGTGACTGCTCGCCTTCACGCTTGGCTTCGATCACTAGCTAGAAATACATTGCTGCATCTGGGTTGTAATATGTTAAATGGAGTCTCCTGTTCAAATACCTTTGCTTTTCTCCAAGGACTTCTGTAAAGTTACTTTTCTCAACACCCATATAGCAGGATTACTGATATTTGTGTTTTCTGACTCACGCATCTGTTCAATTTGTGCAGCAAATATCAAATGCACCAATAATCTCTTCCCCTCTAAAGCGATACGCTTGCACCGTAGAGGTCTTCACAATACAGCATTTACAGATGTTGAATTAAGCTGTCACTGGGATTAAGAAATACAGTCACATTATCTATGTAAatcttcctgggtttttttccttgggttATACTAACCCTAGAAAGATATTGCCATTAAACTTAGGACTGTTATTTGAGATTCCGACAGGTGGGAAGTGACCTGCCTGAGGATGTGGGCTTGGGAAAAGGGTGTTTAAGTGCCAGTGAATGGTGTGCGACGTAGGACAGCTGTGAATCATCACTAAGCCAGCTTTAACCAAATCGTGACGAAATGTGTGCTTTGAAACAGCGAAACTTCAATATCTTCTCCAAGGCGCACCGTGTCCAGAACCGTGCTATTTGCCTGATGTGAATTCCTCTGCGGAAAGTCAGGGCATCGACTAGATGCTGGGTgagaaaagtatttccttttctctggAAAGGCGTTTCTTCTTCTAAGAGTGCTTCATTTCATTAATTGTTCCTGTACAACAGTACAGCTCtgtagaagtaaaatatttttggttcCATAAAAATATACAGCCTggatttataaaacagaaaaaaaaaaataaagtctataTGGGTGTGATAAAAATCTCTCTTAATTAAGAAAAGGTTAGGATTTGTCAAAGCGAAGCAGAGCGTTAGGACCACAGCAGTTCCTGCAGAatcaggagagggaagggaactTAAACCACTTGAAGGGATTATCTTTTTTCCCTGTAAACACAGAGGACTTAATTGCATTCAGTCTTTGCTCGCTCGTGCGATCAGAGTCACAGCTAAGCTGGTGATGCGTTGAAATCAGCGTACCCCGTCTCTGCAATTAGTTTGTAATCCCAGCGCACAGACTGAATTACACAAGGTGCCTTTCAACGATTCCTCACGGGAAAATCTCCTGAGCTGTCGGGGTATCACCTTATCGACTGCCACCTTCCAGTAGCTCCCTGTGAGATCCAGCTGGTCCGGTTGCTGGGTGGAAGTTCTTGTCACGGGCCTTACCGAGCAGAGAGAGGCAAAGGCTACCGAGTTGTTGAGTAAAGGTGCTCGCTTCTAAACCTTCTAGGAAAGCCAATTAACAGAAACTGCGTTAGGTTGGTCATGAAATGACATGATTTTTCTGTAATGGGTGGTACATAGAATGAACCAGAGGTGTTTAGCCAGGTGTGATGTGTCTTCCAAAGTAGCACCGAGAACGTGACAGGCCTCCCTCGCTACTGGTGTTACAGGACTGCCTGTGCCGTGCTGCAGGGGACTTTCTCGCAGCTTTTGCATGGAAAACACGCAGGAAAGTGATTTTGCTTTGACGAGCAGACAGGATGCAGGCGAACGGCGGGAAAGAACTGGATGCGTCCTCATTTCTAAAATGCGATGTGAAGCCAAATGACCAAGTTCCCTGTGCGAGGCAAGACATCAGCCCAAGCCAGGAAGTGACCTGCCAGGCCCCTCAGTTGGACAATACCTGGAGAAACATGCCCAAAAGGGAATGCAGCAGCCCGCTTACCCTTTATGAAGCTAGTGCTTTTAAACCGTCTGGTTTTATATAGCCCCCGTGTGCTAGTCAGGTCCAGCTCAAATAGGTGCAAGCATTGTAGGAGTCTGCTAAGCAATATTTGTTGTTCCTCAGTTGTAAATTAAGTTCTTGCCCTGAACAGTCTGCTGGTTTGATAGCTTGCTTGAGGGTGATGACTGCCTGGCAGAAGCTATTAAAATCAAACTGGAGAATAAGAAACAAACACGCAACCCAGCAAAGGTCATGAAGATGGTTGTTTTAACCACACCGATGACTGGAGAAGGAACGACGCACATTTTCAGgccaatttaaaagaaattatttaacatACTGAAAATTATTAAGATGATTAAAAGATTGCAGCACCTGTCAACAAGGCCAAGAGACCTGGGActgtcagcctggagaaaaaaaggcttggGAGGGATCTTAccagtgtgtataaatacatgtgGGGGAACAgtaaagaggatggagccaggttcTTCTCAGCGATGCCcggtggcaggacaagaggcaatgagcacacactgaaatacaggaaattctgtttaaacacaagaaaaagctttttttttttcttactgtgagaATGGTTGAACACTGGTACAGCTTGGCCAGACGTTGTGTAGTCTCCACCCTTGGTCATCTTCAAAACCTGACCGGACGCAGCCCCAGGCAATctgctctagttgaccctgctGCGGGTGAGGCCGTTGGACCAGACCATCTCCAGAGGCTCCTCCTGACCTTAACCAGAAGAGAGTGGCTTTC includes these proteins:
- the STK17A gene encoding serine/threonine-protein kinase 17A, producing MSPEEKPPPSRSRGDRPPPPPQPAAGRGRRRGGFLTEIRTPIRTEPFQERYSLSPGRELGRGKFAVVKKCIQKDTEREFAAKFMRKRRKGQDCRMEIIHEIAVLELAQCNLWVINLHEVYETATEMILVLEYAAGGEIFDQCVAEREEAFKEKDVKRLMKQILEGVSFLHRNNVVHLDLKPQNILLTSKSPLGDIKIVDFGLSRIMKSSEELREIMGTPEYVAPEILSYDPISTATDMWSIGVLAYVMLTGISPFLGDDKQETFLNISQMNVSYSGEDFDLISESAVDFIKTLLVKKPEDRATAEECLQHPWLEQSDNPACRVWNKSTGGESSDVTQKDADSAFEKSVDAEKNEEEESIVTEELIVVASYTLGQCRQSEKEKVTEQKAISKRFKFEEPLLQEIPGEFIY